gcatctcttggAAGACTTTATTcatctctctgtggtctctTTATCTGCATCTGTCAATggtctttttgcatctcttggtggtcattttgcagcattttattgtctttcaCATTTccctgggttttttttctgcatctgtcTGTGGACTTTATGCATCTCTCTCTGTAGTCATCTTGCAGgcctttgtagtcttttttacATCTCTTAGAagtctttttgcatctcttggtggtcattttgcttaattttatagccttttgcatttctttgtggtcttttttagTCTCTTAGTGGTATTTTGTCATCTCTGTGGCCTTCTGTGTTGCTTGGTAGTAATTTTGCAGCACTTTGTAGTATTTTTGCAtccctgtctgtttttttttatttctatatagacttttctctttgtggtctttgtATATGTTGGTGGTCTTTTGAATCTTTTGCTGGTCATGTTGCAGTACTTTGTAGTCTTTTGAGTCTCTCTGTGGtcttttgcatctctcttgGTGACATCTCTTTTGCAGGTAAAGCCTCTGGGCCTTTGTCCTGCAGCCGTGCTCAGAAATACACCGACATGTCCAGGCAGAACCCACAAAAAGACTTCACTGTCTTCAGCAGAGGAGCACTGGCACTCAGTGAGCAGGGAATAAAACTACATCTTTATCACCcagatatttaaatatgtgggttttttttttttttttgaatgcagGAGTGAACACGTTTGTATGTGTTCGTTGGTACCTGTTGCAGGATGCGGCGGCTGGTGGAACTGAAGCGATTGAGGTGGTCATTAATGGTTTTTGTAGAAACGTCACAGATCTCCTGATCGGGGAAACCCTGGATAGGGTAAACCTGGCCGAACACACAGGAGCAAACACAGACAATCAACAAACTAAGGCCAAGTCCACGCATACACGGGTAATTTCACAACACAGGGTTATTCTGAATTTACTGCAAATAAACAGTTGTGAGCGTGATGGGGTCGATATCATAGACCGTATAAATAATATACGTTTATAGCAACCAGCTGAGAGGAGGCAAATCTCTGCTGCTCGCTGCTTGTATACTAGCACAAGGACAGGAGTTCAATTAAATACCAAATCGAACAAAACAGTAGTCCCACTAATCTGTGCATGGACACATATTGTTCAtcagtctgctgtttgctgctgagcgGGTAGAGTACGGTgaatttttactgctttatcaCTGAAATCGAGGCTCTGAGAGCGAACAAGAGCAGTAAagttacagaaaagaaaaactatacTCACTATAAAGCTCAGCTGATCGATATCTGCAGGTTCATCACTACGAGCAGCATCCTTCACATTATTACTCTCACTTTTAACTTCAGACACTGTTATAATGGAAATATTAATCACATATTAATAAGTGTTTTACCAGAACGCTCTCATCGACGAAGAACGGATCCCCCGTCACCTTCTCGAACTTCTTGTCGGGGAAGTCAGGCTGACGGTCCGGGATGAAATCAGTTACGTCGTttttcctacacacacacacacacacacacacacacacacacacacacagagagaaacagatgaaGCAGAGTTAATTTGGACAGATTTTttgaatgactgtgtgtgtgtgtgtgtgtgtgagtgtgtgtgtgtgtgtctctttgacgGACCATGTCACGGTGAGCTGGATGAAATGCAGCAGGTTTTGGCTGCCATGACACATGGGGCAGGTCTTGTAGCCGTGGCCGTGACAGGAAATACACCTGGAGAAAAGAGACCGAGATGAGACCAACGACTGGATTATTCTCACACTGACGTCAcaatgaaacagaaaagaaaagaaagtatttGTGCAAAAGAAACAGCCAGAGCTGCTGAGACAGAAAGAAGAGcgacaaagcaaaaataaagaggagaaaCTTTAGTAAGGGTTGTTTCTGTGCGGCACATGAAGCGGTTAAATGAGCATGAAAGTAAAGTCAGTCTCATGGCAGATCTCGACCCTCCAAAATCATCGAAACACCGTGTGAGGGAATCGCAGACGAAAACTTctgtgagactttttttttctttcgaaAGGCCAACAGTCATTAACTAGTAACtaactgtttcattttaaaggaaaaaaaagacatttcgaGGGTTTCGAGGTTTGCGAGGTTTCGGTCCggcagaccttcatcaggtaaCATTTCTACATATTTATTCAAACAGAGACTGCCTCGAATCTTCCATCATCCAATCAGAGATCTCCATTTTTTCAAGCATCTGAATAAATGgaagatttaaataaatgctCCGTTTGTTCAGATGCTTGAAACCTGTAATATTtcgaaaaatgttttaactctATTTTTCAACTGATGATACAAAGCAGCTGCAGGTGACCGTCATTCTCAGCagtcctctgtctcttttcataatttaagacattttaataccaactCGCGGCTTTAAAACAGTGGTCCCCAAACTGATGGCTGGCtacttttattcagtttatgtgttttgtaGTAGAGCTCCGGAGACTTTTCGTTGGGCTAACGCGGCGCCTCGCTTCCCAGACGGATTCTGAAATATAATGACAACTGTGGTCACATGTTGGCCGCTCAGTGTGTGTAAGCTGTAAACTGAAATCACTCGACTCCACTAGCTCTCGCCTCGCAGCTCAAACTCTTCGTCAGAGTTCTCGATCTGCCTCCTCACCTCTTCCGGCCTCTCCCGCTACAAGAAGAACAACGCGTCTTCCCCGAGGACCGCTTGTGATTCCCGGGGCGCCGTCTGTACCCCGAGCCGTGGCAGGTAAAACAACGCTTCTGCAAGACGGAGAGTGGAGTTCAGACAGAGAGGCAGGAGAGAAAGCAGGCAGACCGGACTCACACCTCTTACGGCCTCGGCCATGACAGGAAGTGCAGCGCTTGTTCCTGGAACGACCGTGACCGTGGCAGAAGGTACAACGCTTCTGTGAAATAAATCCAGGGTTTGAGTTACGTGTCCACCAAGAAAAGTTCCTAAAcctaaacctgagcaaactggtgtaACGAGCAACATGAAAAGATTAGGCCCAAAAACTagccaaaaaaaaggttaaaaaattaccctgaaaatgagcaaaaaaacattaaaagaaaagttaaaaaaaaaaaaagaattgcctaaaaagcactaaaattaaaaacattaaaaaaaatatatatatatatatatatatatatatatggatggGTGGTATGGGtgtgtggtcattttatgtttatgtatttttttttctgtaacattattttacatttataatgatgaataaatgataAGTATAATTTTTggaggacatttttccctattttaaaaaaaataaaatttcttaTAATcatcctctctttttttaagtaattttctggtaatttttactaattcttgtaatatgtgggacatttcttgccaagtctgtaatttttttttttttttgcccatgttttctgaaataatcaaaccaatgtgctcagggtttTCAAAGAGTCAAACAGTTCgaaaaaggcgtctgaacgcagcacaagcaaactaatgttgatccaggtttcaaagggttaacagaggTGGATTATTTCCACGTTGTTATGACACCAtgcaactctttttttctgcaaacagTCTGATATTTTTGCCTAAAGCTACAGCACGTGTTGGTGAAGACACACAGAGGATCTGGTTCTGAAACTACCTCCTGAGGGGAAGATCACGcctgcaagaaaaataatgtcattttttatataaatctaCTGcaaactacactgtaaaatgatGTTTGAAATATCATATAACAAAGTTTGTTCACTAAATGTTTactgtggaacatttcttagaACATCGACGAGGTTAAAAGgtgaaacaaatatttgtttaatctttcagtcaacaaacagcagcacacaaacacGACACCTGCTGAGAAACTGTTGTGTGTTTGGTCGTGTGCAGGTGCATATACTGTACGTATGTGTGCAAAATGATGTTTCATATATATgaatatgcatgtatgtgtgtatatgtaaatTCAGTGGGACATGTATGTGTACAGTATgcatatggatgtgtgtgtgtgtgtgtgtgtgtgtgtgtgtgtgtatgtatgtgagtctgtgttttaatatgtgagtttatgtatttatattagaGATGAAGttcaattaactgattagctgAGAGGAGGGGTAGAATATAATAAGTTTATACTTTCTCCTACTTCTATCAAACGTGTAAGATGAAAGTTCTTGCTTCttatttgaatcttttttttgtggttattatcaatttttattatctgtctatccatctatccatctatctatctatctatctatctatcattttgtttttttctttttctgttgctgtcgacaattaagtacatttgttaaaaacagtgttaaaagaaaacatctcaCCTGGCCTCTCCCATGGCAGTTACCACAGCGAGTTCTTCCACAGCCGTTGCACTTGTGacatggcacacacacaaacacacacacacacacacacacacacacacacacacacacacacacacacacacgcacgcacgcacgacacacacacacacaccacacacacaacacacacacacacacacaggctgattGCTAATCACTCTGACACGACGATCATCAAATGAGGAAAATGGAGAAATCTTGGCGAGCGGGTACCTTCACAAATGACGAATGTGGCACTCGGACCTTCTCCACCTTGTCAGTGTATCTCTGCGGCAGCGTCACAGGAATGTCCCACGGCGGGGGCTCATTCCAAACTGAGGACCATCCACTATCTGTCCtgtttcaggaaaaaaagacaaacatcacTCGTCAGGAAACAAAACGAGTGAGTAATCTGTCAGCTCAGACTGAAGGTTTTACCGTTGTAGGGCTCAAACTGCCCAGGCGCTGGGTTCTGGTCTCGGTGTACGTCTCCAGTCGATACTGCAGGAGAAAACAATCAGGAAACAAAGAAGGGATGTGAGAACTTTGGATTCCTGTTAAACAGGCCGACGAGCTTTGAGGAAATTTGAGTTGAGACTGTTTGgagccattgaaacccattcaaactgacatttttgatcccacagccatcagagcagaaaaacaggacttgtattatttctgggtgtcattctgggcttttgactctgaatttgtcattttgactattttccacctgatgaggtcattttgaccatatttggcatatggaggaaatacatgctatttccactaggtgacctgtcacagtcaatgtagctgctgatcactgacatatcccagactgtcagcagctacactcacacactgacatatcccagactgtcagcacaCACTGActgctacactcacacactgacatatcccagactgtcagcagctacacaaagcacagctacactcacacactgacatatcccagactgtcagcagctacactcacacactgacatatcccagactgtcagcagctacactcacacactgacatatcccagactgtcatcgtaaaaaaataataatctacttTCCGTGTAGTAAACTAAAAATAAGGTGATTCTGGGAAGCTGTGCTTTCAGTTTATAAAACTGTTGTAGTCGttgggtctcattcatgaaacatgAGCAGAATTAATTGATGCTTCTGTTCTCAGAAGGACATTTTCGTGTATTTCGGCATTCATCAATATGTTAGCAGCTTCGATCTTTCCGTGGGTACTAAAATCTACACCTGCCTCGGACTGCTTGAAGagcttgtttaaataaaaaatttgcataaatatctctttaaatttaaggcttcaaaacaggagtcctgGATACCGATAGGTGACGTTTCGGTGGCTGCGCCCATTAATTTAAACAGTCTGTGGCAtttccaactggtgggttgcggtccaaaagtgggtcacaggtCAACTCTGAATGGACCCCAAATGACTCTGTTTGTAAGTaagaaatttgttttgaaaagtttattttgaaatacaatGAACTTTCAGCacagagattttattttgaagtgctgtttctgtttattcctATGATACGTTTTACTTATATTTatatcttattttcttatttctaaGACACATGCTGTTAAcgttttgtgaaataaaatagaaagcATGGCATTTTATCTTCTGTGCCGACCTTGAACTGGTGACTCAGGAGGAATCGGGACCCTGCGGCCGGACCAGCTGGGATCCACTGGTCTATGGGTTACGCCATGTCATGATTCAAACCACAGCAGAAGTGCTGTGAGGTTAGCATCAGCCGGAGCCACGACAGAAAGACAGCTTCAAAACAAAGCCCCAAAGGCTTTTTTAAGGCAAGAATCCCcaaaatgtgcatgtaaacattttgcaaagcaCTAGTTATTACATGCACACTGGGTTAGACTTCCTTCTAGGTTGGACATTACAAAGGCGACATACTAACGGTCCACTGGTGTGAGACATAAGCGCGTACCCTGTACACAGTGATGGGCTTCAGCTCTTTGAAGGTCAGGTTCCTGGCAGGTTTGGAGCTGTACCTCCATTTAGATTCCACAAATTTCAGCAAGGCATCTCTGGCCACGTCCTCCGACACTGTGGGGACCCTGCAGGagcgaaaacacacacacacacatctttaatcCTGTTCTGTCTTTGCATTTCGGAGACGTTTTTAATGACGATTAAGTAGGGGTGGGcggtatgacaaaaaaaatcatatcacgATTTTTTTAAGGCAGAATCACGATTTTATCACGATTCTTTTTCATTTGGGATTTTAAGAATATTGTGCATGTAACTGAACAGTAAAACCAAGCTTATatcccaatttaaaaaataccactaaaataaaaatgaataacagaACATTTAGGCCAGAGTAACTTTTTGAACAGACTTTAATCTGagtgcagttttgttttccactgttttgGTGGGAACCATATCTCCTGTCAGGTAAAATATAATTCATGTTGATTTTTTCAGAGACAACAGCGGaaaatgagagcggagcggacattcggagacaccggcggagacaccggcggagacacaggcggagaatgagagcggcgCGGACACTGGCGGAGGGCagctgctttctctggagctgtacCTGCTGATCATTAACACATCTTCCCTCTGCAGCGCCGCTCCGACCTCTGAATAGTGTCGTGAAGGGGACGAATGTTGACGGACAGCAGATTGTTCACTGACCGCCTGTTTGTCACTGACTGAGTCCAGGTTGTGGATAATCACAGATCGGTTTGTTCGACCTGCCGGCGTCCCTGGCACTGATGCTGCTCCCCCAGCAGACTACGGCACAATAGATGTCACTCGCCACCACAGACTGACAGAAGATCTCCAACATCTTGCTGCAAACATCGAAGGATTCTAATTCTTCATGATCTAATATCGTCATATCGCACACCGCTAACATAAAGCACAGAGTCATCTGCAAAGCATGTGATTTACCTGACGTCGGGCACCAAAGTGTTCTTGTTGAGTTCGGGCTGGGGGGTGTaggcaggaggaggggggtacAGCGGGTTGTCACCCTCTGGACGTGCACATGTACACAAATACAACAGACATAATGAAGCAGggttcattcacatttttaccatgaaatttccatgactttttcatgattttgaggtAAATTTTGAAGatcatacattctctgaaacaaccaatGTTACTCCTTATTGGTACTTTTCCATTACTACATAGTAGCTTTTAAagatgtatatttaaaaaaaatgaattcagaacagaaTTAGAAATGCAAATTTAGATATAACTAAGGGATTGTTCGTTACGTAAGATAGGAGAGagagtggtgcaaaaagggagaggcatgtctaatcattttttaagcgcTTGAAGGACTTCTGGTTTTTTATGTCCAAACTGTCCAAACCTGCAGGCCTGAGAGTCTGGAGGTcgaatttttcaaaatttggccTTTTTGTTCCCTGTACAAATGTATGGCGATatgccttttcctttttttttttttttttagcatttttaacacatcacatcatgtgttattacaGGTTTGTGATACAACATTctgtttgcaaattccatgactctTCCAGGTTTCTAATGACCGTACGAACCCtataaaagaaaagggaaatgttaaagaaaaacaacagaaaagagaggaaaagactGACCTCCTCCTTCGTGGCCCTGGTATCCATGTATGTCCTCCAGCCAGCCTGGAGGGGGCGCTGAGGGTCCCTCCTCGGGTATGTTTGGATCAAAAGCACCTGAGGAAGAGGTGAAGAAGCGGCTCTCAGTTAAATCAAACGCACCTCCATATAATACTGACATTTCTCTCTTGCTGGAGGaaatacacactttttaaaattattttctgcattaagtGTTTCTGTTCACCTGattaaatgcactttttcattttgcacatttaaactTGTGTGGGAACACCAGAGAAACAAGAtatcacaaaaaagcaaaatgtacttTCTTCTCTGCAACCAGCTACAGAGCTACAGACAGTGTTTCTGTCAGGAAGGAAGGGCAGGAGGGCAGAGCGCATGCTTTAGGAGAGTCCATCAGGAAACTCCTAACAGACGGACGAAGATGCTCAAACTAACATCACTAAAGGCTCACTAACTTCAGTGTCAGGGCGGTGTTTTATACGCTGAAAGCCCTCTGACGAGATGATCTATGATTTTTTATGATACTGTGTGACTGTTTTTAGTCCGTCTCCCAACGtgacttttcattttcagcaggaACAATAAAGTAATTAATCACCCGTCAAGTGTAAAGTGCACATAATCACCAAGGTTTCACAAAGGTTTCACAAAGGTTTCACAAAGGTTTCACAAAGGTTTCTGAGGTTATTTTTCAACAGTCAGAAGCTGGAAACATAAAATGTCTCCAGATGTCTGTTAACTGGAGCAGGAATAAAGGAAAAGCCTTCAGTAGCACTAACTACTAACAGCTAACAACTGTCAAAGGATGAAGAAtaaaatctgaaagaaaatatgaaCAAGTCACATTTTAGTCGACCGTCTAAAAGGGTTCATTCACATTTTACCgatacatttccatgactttttaatgactttgagGCGAATTTTAAAGACcctacattctctgaaatgaccttcAATATTTCTAATCAGTTCTTTTACATAAtgtcttttgaaaaatatacatattttaaaaagtaattcatTAAGAACAGATCAgaacaaaatattgaaatataattagactgttcattatttatgagaggggagagattgatgaa
This DNA window, taken from Plectropomus leopardus isolate mb chromosome 2, YSFRI_Pleo_2.0, whole genome shotgun sequence, encodes the following:
- the ssuh2.1 gene encoding LOW QUALITY PROTEIN: protein SSUH2 homolog (The sequence of the model RefSeq protein was modified relative to this genomic sequence to represent the inferred CDS: inserted 1 base in 1 codon; deleted 2 bases in 1 codon), whose translation is MNDQDDDLGAFDPNIPEEGPSAPPPGWLEDIHGYQGHEGGEGDNPLYPPPPAYTPQPELNKNTLVPDVRVPTVSEDVARDALLKFVESKWRYSSKPARNLTFKELKPITVYRYRLETYTETRTAPGQFEPYNGQIVDGPQFGMXPPPWDIPVTLPQRYTDKVEKVRVPHSSFVKPCHKCNGCGRTRCGNCHGRGQKRCFTCHGSGYRRRPGNHKRSSGKTRCSSCSGRGRKRCISCHGHGYKTCPMCHGSQNLLHFIQLTVTWKNDVTDFIPDRQPDFPDKKFEKVTGDPFFVDESVLVYPIQGFPDQEICDVSTKTINDHLNRFSSTSRRILQQRQTIELVPLTHAYYTYSGKDYSFFVYGVENKVFAAKYPTACTIL